Below is a genomic region from Pseudomonas berkeleyensis.
CAGCCAGGTTGCCCGCTGTCCAACTCACCACGCCCAGGGCTAGACCGCCCTTGGCCAGCTTGGCGACGTCGGCCAGTGTGCGCAGCTTTGGAATCAGCGATGTCGCGGCGGTGCCCACGGTGCTCATGCCCGAGGCGGCAGCGCCGGCCGCCGCTGGAGTGGCAGCCATATGCGCAAGCATCAGCGCGTAGGGGTTACGCAATGCGTTGATCGCCGTGCGGATCGACACGACAGCGGCACCGAATCCCAGCACCAGGACAGTTACGTTCCGCACTGGATCGGGCAGCTCGTTGAAGAACGTGAGCAGCTCCGTTCCGGCCTGTACCAGCGGCAAGAACGCTGTTGCTGCCTCGCCCAGTTGCAACTTCAACTCAGCCCACGATGCGTTGAACTTGTCGATTTCGGCCTGGGGCGTGCTGGCAAATTTTCCATAGGCCTCTTCCATCGCGCCCCCTGCACCACGCATGGCTTCGACCTGAGCACGCATGGCGCCAATGTCCTGGGTCAGGGACATGACAGCGGTGCGCGCCTCAACGTCAGGCACCAGTGCGCGCAGGTCGGCGATGTTGAGATCGAGGGCGGCAATGTCTTCCAGGGTGCCGGTCAGGCCGCGCCAACTAATGCCCAGCGCCTCCATCTGCTTGGCAGCCTCTGGTGTCGGCGCGGCCAGGGCGTTGATGGCGCCCTTGAGTGCAGTGGTAGCCTGCGGCGCGCGGATACCGGCAACTGTCATTCGGGCAATCGCGGCGGCCACTTCGTCGAAGCCAACACCGGCAGCGCGGGCGCTGGGCAGGGCGTCACCGATGAAGCGGCTGAGCTCTTCAAACGACACAACGCCGTCGCGAACGGCCAGAAACATCTGGTCGAAGCGCAGCTCAAGGTTGTCGATGCCTTCGCCGTAGGCGTTCACGATGGCCAGGCCACCCTGCATTGCGGTCGCAGTCTGAGTCAGGCCGGCGATAGCCGCCTTGGTCGCCAGGCCGAGCACTTCAATGCCATCTGCCTCAGCAACACCAGATGACAGCGCATCGTTAAGGGCAGACGCTGACTCGGTTGCATCACGGCCCATGGCCACAGCAAGAGCGCGGACGTCATCAGACATGCCCTGGAGCTGGGCGCGGCTCATATTGGTAATACTGTCGATAGCCGCGATCTGCTGGCGGTACTGCGCATAGAAGCGCAACAGGCCAGCGCCTGCGTAGACCATGGCGCCCATGCCCGCGGCGGCGGCACCTACCTGCACCCGCACCTGGCTCAGGCTCTGTACCCAACCATTCGTGCCTTGCTCCAGCTCGGCGACACGTTCACGCAGTCGCACCTTGGCCTGGGCCAGCTCGGCGGTGGTCAGGTTGCCAGTGCGCTGGAGCAACTGATAGTCGCGGGTAAGCTGGGTGATTTCGTTGCGAATCTCCCGGTGTGGGCGCACGCCCAAGGCGTCACGCGCCCCAGCGATGCGCGCTTGCTGATCAGCGGCGCGGGCGGCCTGTGCCATATCCGCCGCTAAACGCTTCTGCTCATTGCTCAGGTAGTTGGTGTCGACACCTACGCCTTTCAGAACTGATGAGAGCTGAGCAAGCTGGCCTTTCTGGCCAGCGATGGCGCGCTCCAGGTTCATCGCCTCGGTAGTAGCGGCCCGGTAGGCGTTCTGCTGCGCGCGGGTCGGCTGCTCGGCGCGGATTAGTTCATCGCGCAATTCACGCACACGCTGACGGGTAGCGTTGAGCTGAGCCTCGTTCTGAACTAGGCTTGCCTGCAGGTCACGAAACGCGCCGATCTGCCCCAGCGGTTGGCGCAGATTCTCGACCAATGCCTTATAGCCGGCCTGGAAGGCCTGCATGTTGCGCCGGCC
It encodes:
- a CDS encoding phage tail tape measure protein, which codes for MTDVRLSVTVDADAGRRNMQAFQAGYKALVENLRQPLGQIGAFRDLQASLVQNEAQLNATRQRVRELRDELIRAEQPTRAQQNAYRAATTEAMNLERAIAGQKGQLAQLSSVLKGVGVDTNYLSNEQKRLAADMAQAARAADQQARIAGARDALGVRPHREIRNEITQLTRDYQLLQRTGNLTTAELAQAKVRLRERVAELEQGTNGWVQSLSQVRVQVGAAAAGMGAMVYAGAGLLRFYAQYRQQIAAIDSITNMSRAQLQGMSDDVRALAVAMGRDATESASALNDALSSGVAEADGIEVLGLATKAAIAGLTQTATAMQGGLAIVNAYGEGIDNLELRFDQMFLAVRDGVVSFEELSRFIGDALPSARAAGVGFDEVAAAIARMTVAGIRAPQATTALKGAINALAAPTPEAAKQMEALGISWRGLTGTLEDIAALDLNIADLRALVPDVEARTAVMSLTQDIGAMRAQVEAMRGAGGAMEEAYGKFASTPQAEIDKFNASWAELKLQLGEAATAFLPLVQAGTELLTFFNELPDPVRNVTVLVLGFGAAVVSIRTAINALRNPYALMLAHMAATPAAAGAAASGMSTVGTAATSLIPKLRTLADVAKLAKGGLALGVVSWTAGNLAELYEVHKQHQALIKGQRDYEQALQDTITRTTEYASTVVLPAATLSRMTETERRAYAEQLRMAQEHYSKLAELTIRQDIDRNGIDAPVSEEAKASLQRTATYSRALKEMQDAHAAREAAEVKHRDTIAKIKADNLKNIQDALGKELLAYEQATKALEEENKKTQAAMKARADLAKEFDQLVKDMRASAEDGPATFGDVSALKAGARQSLLRGDTEGAIRQAREAAEVLRELKANGENTYGFAGIATELAQLADEAARLDELNADVKRIDAKGRVDEIKARMDDLLAEAEAFKRINIEFNGFEQSAEYLEQQAKALAERLKQYMIIPVNYVGTDGKALSESDKKAAEIIGAEPVKRAAGGWVDGPGSPTSDSVLLAASRREFVVNAWAAQRLGAANLAYLNSTGDLPQRATSMPDFPDFPQSLDRMGERQPINLALPWGGSYALEGAPAEVERLNNDLERLVRKLGAPR